Below is a window of Stygiolobus azoricus DNA.
AGTCTCTATACAGTCCCTTAATACTAGGTTCATGGTACCGTCACTCTGTTCCAATCTACCGATATATTCAGAACCGTTCTTCAATTTCACTAATACAACTTTATTCATAGCTGTTTTTAGACTCTTTAACGGATTTTCCATCTTCGCTTGCACGATAAGTCTCCTCAATTTGAAATTGTGTTACTAGCTAATATAAAAGGGTTCTCATCT
It encodes the following:
- a CDS encoding U6 snRNA-associated Sm-like protein LSm6 — encoded protein: MQAKMENPLKSLKTAMNKVVLVKLKNGSEYIGRLEQSDGTMNLVLRDCIETKEGTSDPVAKYGRVLIRGSNILFISVDYEVIMGKEK